The following coding sequences are from one Cenarchaeum symbiosum A window:
- a CDS encoding conserved hypothetical protein (COG2912), with product MDWASMVRDPGTGLGAKCLDTSRILAYPDLDSAVYSAKLDALAEEARRETGDKGDRYALAVACEMLARVGYSGNKDDYYDPRNSHLHEVIDRRTGTPISLCIVYAEVAGRLGLELKLAGFPGHVVAVLGEETVIDPFNGGRLVGHDELQSILDGLFGGRLVMNPSFLDPMTDEAVLLRVSRNLRNSYANSYDYGRASACADMALSLEPDSPGDIRDKGIIEEKLGNYSSSLEYLERYIQKSPRGRDVEVITELARATREKLSR from the coding sequence ATGGACTGGGCATCGATGGTGCGGGATCCCGGGACGGGGCTTGGGGCCAAGTGCCTCGATACATCGCGGATCCTCGCGTATCCTGACCTTGATTCTGCCGTGTACTCTGCAAAGCTCGATGCCCTGGCAGAGGAGGCCCGCAGGGAAACAGGGGACAAAGGTGACAGGTACGCGCTCGCGGTCGCTTGCGAGATGCTTGCGCGGGTCGGATATTCGGGGAACAAGGATGACTATTACGATCCCCGGAACAGCCACCTCCACGAGGTGATCGACCGCAGGACGGGCACCCCGATATCGCTGTGTATAGTATACGCGGAGGTGGCAGGCAGGCTCGGCCTAGAACTGAAGCTTGCCGGGTTCCCGGGGCATGTCGTGGCTGTATTGGGCGAGGAGACCGTCATAGACCCGTTCAACGGGGGCCGACTGGTGGGCCACGACGAGCTGCAGTCTATTCTAGACGGCCTGTTTGGCGGCAGGCTGGTCATGAACCCGAGCTTTCTTGATCCCATGACCGACGAGGCGGTCCTGCTCAGGGTGTCGAGGAACCTGCGCAATTCTTACGCCAATTCATACGACTATGGGAGGGCGTCTGCATGCGCGGACATGGCGCTGTCGCTGGAGCCTGATTCTCCCGGCGACATAAGGGACAAGGGGATAATAGAGGAGAAGCTGGGCAACTATTCAAGCTCCCTTGAATACCTTGAGCGATACATCCAGAAGAGCCCGAGGGGCCGCGACGTGGAGGTTATAACGGAACTGGCAAGGGCGACCCGGGAAAAGCTCAGTCGATGA
- a CDS encoding glycerol uptake facilitator (COG0580), whose amino-acid sequence MQRLIFIWRHNLVPSMVNPRAWLAEAICMYGLVFFGPLSVIVSVAAFGEELNTISVLFISAAHGSVIAFMVYSFGQVSGAHINPAITIPLILLRKLGVADGIGYVGAQLAGAVVAAATLWAILPELGARVNFGTQGGPSEILNGSIGAAFAVEAVLTFFLVVVVFMTVLHKKASPGWHGFSIGGMVFLIHLVGIPLTGASVNPARTFGPALISGFWEFHWIYWAAPILGGIIAAFAMYYIFVKKAEEE is encoded by the coding sequence ATGCAACGGCTAATCTTTATATGGAGACATAATTTGGTGCCGTCTATGGTAAATCCCCGGGCGTGGCTTGCAGAGGCCATATGCATGTACGGGCTGGTCTTTTTTGGGCCGCTCTCCGTGATAGTCTCAGTGGCCGCATTCGGAGAGGAGCTCAATACGATCTCCGTCCTGTTCATCTCGGCCGCTCACGGAAGCGTCATCGCATTCATGGTATACTCGTTTGGCCAGGTCTCCGGAGCGCACATCAACCCCGCAATAACCATACCCCTGATACTGTTAAGAAAGCTCGGCGTGGCCGACGGGATAGGCTACGTGGGGGCCCAGCTTGCAGGCGCCGTTGTGGCAGCCGCCACCCTGTGGGCGATACTGCCCGAGCTCGGTGCAAGGGTCAACTTTGGCACCCAGGGAGGCCCAAGCGAGATACTAAACGGGAGCATCGGGGCGGCATTTGCCGTAGAGGCGGTGCTGACCTTCTTCCTTGTAGTAGTGGTATTCATGACGGTCCTGCACAAAAAGGCATCCCCCGGATGGCACGGCTTTAGCATAGGCGGGATGGTCTTTCTCATACACCTGGTGGGCATCCCCCTGACTGGCGCCTCTGTCAACCCGGCAAGGACCTTTGGCCCCGCACTCATATCCGGGTTCTGGGAGTTCCACTGGATATACTGGGCGGCGCCGATACTCGGCGGGATAATAGCCGCCTTTGCCATGTACTATATCTTTGTCAAAAAGGCAGAAGAAGAGTAA
- a CDS encoding peroxiredoxin (COG1225) produces the protein MAISEGDKEPKFEAQDSDGKTVKSSDYAGKRHVIYFYPKNFTPGCTIQADEFSVNLAKFKKAGIEIIGVSPDDSASHKKFCNKMGVKYTLLADTDHTVSKGFGVWGTKKFMGKEHMGVIRSTFLVDEKGLVFKVFPKVKPAGHAAEVLDCFKS, from the coding sequence ATGGCGATAAGCGAAGGCGACAAGGAGCCAAAGTTTGAAGCGCAGGATTCTGACGGCAAGACGGTAAAGTCGTCGGACTATGCCGGCAAGCGCCATGTGATCTACTTTTATCCAAAGAACTTTACCCCGGGCTGCACCATCCAGGCCGACGAGTTCTCTGTAAACCTTGCAAAGTTCAAAAAGGCGGGAATAGAGATCATCGGGGTCAGCCCGGACGATTCTGCATCCCACAAAAAGTTCTGCAACAAAATGGGCGTAAAGTACACGCTTTTGGCCGATACCGATCACACCGTATCCAAGGGGTTCGGCGTCTGGGGGACCAAAAAGTTCATGGGCAAGGAGCACATGGGGGTAATCAGGAGCACCTTCCTGGTGGACGAAAAGGGCCTTGTCTTCAAGGTGTTCCCCAAGGTAAAGCCGGCGGGGCACGCAGCCGAAGTGCTCGATTGCTTCAAGAGCTAG